CACCATTTACAAGAGCACCAGATAAAATCTCGGCGATCAAAGCTAAACCATAGCCCTTATGGTCCCCAAAGGATAACTGAGCTCCTCGTTCTTCACGGAACATTACGCCTGGATCCCGGGTCGGAGCACCATTCGGGCCTATCAAACTACCTTCTGGCACTTCAATGCCCCTATTGTAAGCTACTTTTACCTTACCCATAGCAATTTTACTGGTGGCCATGTCGAGTACGATAGGTTTTCCACCATTTGGCGAAGGAATAGCGGTGCAATAGGGATTAGTCCCATAACGCGCCTCGGAGCCACCGAAGGGGCTCACCAAAGGAAGGTGGCCTATCACATTTACGTAATGGATTGATACCATTCCCGCCTCGGCACACATTTCGCCCCAAGCCCCAATTCGGCCCAGATGATGGGTGTGTCGGAGAGCTACAATGGCAACTCCTGTTTCTGCCGCTCGGGCGATACCCAATTCCATTGCCTCCGCACCAATTATTTGTCCATAACCCATGTTACCGTGCATCTGCAAAATTGCCCCGGAATCTTTTTCAACTGTTATGTGCGCATTAGGTTGGAGCACCTTATTCTTAACATTCTCTATATAACGAGGAACCAGATGTACCCCGTGGCTATCATGGCCCATCAAATTAGCCTTCACTAAATTGGCCGAAACTTGCTCCGCTTCCTCCGGGTCAGAGCCCGCCCCCTCTATCATTTTCTTTATTAACTTTTGTAGCCCCTCGGCTCCTATATTCGGCATTAATTACCTTCCTAATACTGTAAGTTTGCTATCCGTTTTTAAGAAAAATACACCCTGCTCATAAACGAAGCACTGCCGCACTTGGAACCCCGACAAAGTAAACGTCATTCAATGGTATTCCTGAATAGTTAAAGGCCAGACGCAACCCTCACGTCCCAAAAATTCAAGTGCCTTCAGCTCTCCGTTGATCAACCCGGTGATCAAAATAATTATTACTTAGCGTACGTTGATTTTCGTAGATAGACCCCTGATGGGGCGCTTTCGGAAACGGCATGCGAATGGGAACAGCCTCGACCCTAGGAATATGGGTGGGCTCCCCTTTCACAATGCGGCTATTAAACTCTTCAAAATCGGCCAGTCCCTCTACTCCAGCCATTGGCCAAGCATCGGCCGCTGTGTATTCGTACAAGAGTAATCGTCTCTGCTTCCCGGACCGATTAAGTTCCGAGCCGTGCACCAAACGAACGTGGTGAACGGTCATGGAACCTGCCTTCCCCGTGAGCGGCACAGCTTTGCTAAAATCTAAATCAACAGAAGTTGGATCCATAGCACCGCAAAATGCGCCATTTGAATGGTGATCATAGACCGGGCCACGGTGGGTTCCCGGCATGACTAACAATGGTCCATTATCCAGATCCATATCATCCAAAAGAATTCCCGCTGCCAGGACGTCGTCATTGGTATGAGGATAGAACGCCCAGTCCTGGTGCCACTCAACAGGAGAGCCAAATCTCGCCGATTTCATGTTAACTTTACCACCAGCCCGAAGTCTTATGTTCGGCCCCAGCAGTGCTGACAAACTGTCAGTAATACAGGTTTCTGCGGAAAGCCTACGATAAAATTCATGTGCCAAATGGGGACGCTTTATGCGCCGAACACGGGGCGAGGTTTTGGTATGGTCTGGCTCCAAATCCAGCAATTCGTTTGACTGGCTAATCTCGGACGCGCTAGCAACAACATCATCCGTAACCTGACACAACTCTTGCAAGAGCTGAGGGCTCAACACATCGTTAATAACGACGTATCCGCTTTCTTCGTATGACTCCACTTGCTCTTTACTAATCAAGCTAATACCTCCAAGTTATACCGCGCTTAAGCCTTGACCTCGCCTGCGGAGGCAAAGTAAGGCTCTTTTGGGCTTCCTCTATACAAGACCTTTCCAGCCTCGGCATTTGCCTTAGCATGAAAGTCTAATACGTTAGGGTCCATATTACTACTAGGCACAGGTTCCGAAACAAAGTTATTGAAGCGGTCCTCACCTCGGACCAGGGTCGCAGTATCATTTAGTGAATACAACTGGTGTAGATGGGTAGGTATATAACGAATTGCATAACCTATCCTGCGCTGGCTCGAAGAGTTCGGGGGTGATCCATGAATTAGCCGTACATGGTGAAGAGATATCTCTCCTGCGTTAAGCTCCAAGTCCACGGCCCTGGAATCGTCCACGTCCACCTCTATCTCTTGACCTCGAGACAGGAGATTATGTGCCGCATCTGTATCTCGGTGGGCAATCTGATCCATTGTATGTGTTCCGGGAATAACTTGCATACAACCATTCTCTATCTTGCTTGGTGTGATAGCCACCCAAGCGGTCACCACATCAGGGGCACTCAAGCCCCAATAAGTTGAATCCTGGTGCCAGGATACATAGCTTGGGTCANGCCCGTCTTTGTTAAAAAAGCTGGTGGCCCAGCAAAGAATATTAGGGCCAAGAAGGTCTTCCACTGCATCTAAAATACTAGAAGTCCTTATTAGGTTGTTGAGCCAAGGAAATAGTATATGGGGCTTATAGCGGACTGGGCCAGTCAACTGACCCCCACACATCTTCTCGACATCCTCAAAATTAGCATAGCAATTAGCCGCCGCTGAAGAAGTAAGCGCCGGCAATGGAAATAAATAACCATCTCGGTGAAAGGAAGACACCTGATCCTCGGTAAGAACCTTAGTCATCTATGACCCCACACTTCTTAAATGATACGATAACACGCTACGTGAGTATAACTTAGACCGAATTTACGTCAAAAACCAGGCAATAACCTGTCGGATAACCTAGGTTAACGCCAAGCAAAGAAAACTTTCTACTCCTAGTTGCTTACGATAATACATCAGTATATCTAGGGTCGTGGTCCCCACTCACCCTGATTAAAAGATTGTGGCAATGAACAAAGCAGTAAAGAGAGGGCGGGAGTTCCTCCATACACCTGGCCCCACAAATATGCCAGATCGTATTCTAAGAGCAATGGACCGGCCCGCGTTAGATCACAGAAGTCCTGGCTTCCGTGAAGTGGCTCAGGAATGCTTCGAGCGACTTA
The DNA window shown above is from Rhodospirillaceae bacterium and carries:
- a CDS encoding malate/lactate/ureidoglycolate dehydrogenase; protein product: MPNIGAEGLQKLIKKMIEGAGSDPEEAEQVSANLVKANLMGHDSHGVHLVPRYIENVKNKVLQPNAHITVEKDSGAILQMHGNMGYGQIIGAEAMELGIARAAETGVAIVALRHTHHLGRIGAWGEMCAEAGMVSIHYVNVIGHLPLVSPFGGSEARYGTNPYCTAIPSPNGGKPIVLDMATSKIAMGKVKVAYNRGIEVPEGSLIGPNGAPTRDPGVMFREERGAQLSFGDHKGYGLALIAEILSGALVNGGTCLPENQTKNTIQNNMLTIIIDPDSVGSKSFFMQELGEITDYVKSARPAQGVDQVLVPGDPERISIVNRGRDGIPLDNTTWNELIGSAQTVGISEDAAKNLTEIVGSTPD
- a CDS encoding phytanoyl-CoA dioxygenase; this encodes MISKEQVESYEESGYVVINDVLSPQLLQELCQVTDDVVASASEISQSNELLDLEPDHTKTSPRVRRIKRPHLAHEFYRRLSAETCITDSLSALLGPNIRLRAGGKVNMKSARFGSPVEWHQDWAFYPHTNDDVLAAGILLDDMDLDNGPLLVMPGTHRGPVYDHHSNGAFCGAMDPTSVDLDFSKAVPLTGKAGSMTVHHVRLVHGSELNRSGKQRRLLLYEYTAADAWPMAGVEGLADFEEFNSRIVKGEPTHIPRVEAVPIRMPFPKAPHQGSIYENQRTLSNNYFDHRVDQRRAEGT
- a CDS encoding phytanoyl-CoA dioxygenase, which produces MTKVLTEDQVSSFHRDGYLFPLPALTSSAAANCYANFEDVEKMCGGQLTGPVRYKPHILFPWLNNLIRTSSILDAVEDLLGPNILCWATSFFNKDGXDPSYVSWHQDSTYWGLSAPDVVTAWVAITPSKIENGCMQVIPGTHTMDQIAHRDTDAAHNLLSRGQEIEVDVDDSRAVDLELNAGEISLHHVRLIHGSPPNSSSQRRIGYAIRYIPTHLHQLYSLNDTATLVRGEDRFNNFVSEPVPSSNMDPNVLDFHAKANAEAGKVLYRGSPKEPYFASAGEVKA